A portion of the Streptomyces erythrochromogenes genome contains these proteins:
- a CDS encoding class II glutamine amidotransferase encodes MCRWLAYSGTPVLLDTILYKPAHSLIDQSLHSKLGVETTNGDGFGIGWYPDGGSGDGTPALMRDVGPAWNNRNLRELSDHVTSPVFFAHIRASTGTAVQQTNCHPFRHGRWMWMHNGAVAGFHAMRRDLALLVDPALFGEIEGTTDSEVMFYLALTFGLEEDPPGAVARMVGVVERVGREHGVEYPMQMTVAVTNGTAVWAFRYSSQGASRSLFYSSRVDTLRRLHPDIRFLQGVSDETRLVVSEPLGDLPGAWNEVPESSYGVVQPGEDGLYPFTPLAA; translated from the coding sequence ATGTGCCGGTGGCTGGCGTATTCGGGAACCCCCGTGCTCCTCGACACCATCCTGTACAAACCCGCCCACTCGCTGATCGACCAGAGCCTCCACTCGAAGCTGGGCGTGGAGACGACCAACGGCGACGGCTTCGGCATCGGCTGGTATCCGGACGGCGGCAGCGGCGACGGCACGCCCGCCCTCATGAGGGACGTCGGTCCCGCATGGAACAACCGCAACCTGCGGGAGCTCTCGGACCACGTCACCTCCCCCGTGTTCTTCGCCCACATCCGGGCGTCGACGGGTACGGCGGTTCAGCAGACGAACTGTCACCCGTTCCGGCACGGCCGGTGGATGTGGATGCACAACGGGGCCGTCGCCGGCTTCCACGCCATGCGGCGCGACCTCGCCCTGCTCGTCGACCCCGCGCTGTTCGGGGAGATCGAGGGGACGACGGACTCCGAGGTGATGTTCTACCTGGCGCTCACCTTCGGCCTGGAGGAGGATCCTCCGGGCGCCGTCGCCAGGATGGTGGGGGTGGTGGAGCGGGTCGGCCGCGAGCACGGCGTGGAGTACCCCATGCAGATGACGGTGGCCGTCACCAACGGGACCGCCGTGTGGGCCTTCCGCTACTCCAGCCAGGGCGCCTCGCGGTCGCTCTTCTACAGCAGCCGGGTGGACACGCTGCGCAGGCTGCACCCCGACATCCGCTTCCTCCAGGGCGTGTCCGACGAGACCCGCCTCGTGGTGTCCGAGCCCCTCGGCGATCTGCCCGGGGCGTGGAACGAGGTGCCGGAGAGCAGTTACGGCGTCGTGCAGCCGGGTGAGGACGGGCTCTACCCCTTCACCCCGCTGGCGGCCTGA
- a CDS encoding EF-hand domain-containing protein, which translates to MSEKARRLFDALDLDQDGTLTRAEVIGALRSKGPTLAAQGAIPFWGVGDTEESSALFDAADQNGDRVLSFEEFAAVVDRRFGW; encoded by the coding sequence ATGAGTGAGAAGGCCCGTCGGTTGTTCGACGCCCTCGACCTCGACCAGGACGGCACCCTGACACGGGCCGAGGTCATCGGCGCCCTGCGCTCCAAGGGACCGACCCTCGCCGCGCAGGGGGCGATCCCCTTCTGGGGCGTGGGGGACACCGAGGAATCCTCGGCGCTCTTCGACGCGGCCGACCAGAACGGGGACCGCGTGCTGAGCTTCGAGGAGTTCGCGGCCGTGGTCGACCGCCGCTTCGGCTGGTAG
- a CDS encoding rhodanese-like domain-containing protein: MSVPTSLDVEQARPRLRELTVVDVRTPGEFASGHLPNALNVPLDRLVRSLPELRPAADRSPLLIVCASGARSDSAVRTLSSHGIPASSLAGGTEAWAAGGHALEYPGGGARPRAVWAMERQVRLAAGSLVLLGLLLGLLLHPAFSLLSAAIGGGLVFSALTGTCGMAVVLGRLAFNRRGAGVRP; this comes from the coding sequence ATGAGCGTCCCCACCTCACTCGACGTCGAGCAGGCGCGTCCGCGGCTGCGCGAGCTGACCGTCGTCGACGTCCGCACGCCGGGCGAGTTCGCCTCCGGCCACCTCCCGAACGCCCTCAACGTGCCCCTGGACCGGCTCGTGCGGAGCCTGCCGGAGCTGCGGCCGGCCGCCGACCGCAGCCCGCTGCTGATCGTGTGCGCCTCGGGAGCCCGCTCGGACAGCGCGGTCCGAACCCTGTCGTCCCACGGCATCCCCGCGTCGAGCCTCGCAGGCGGCACGGAGGCCTGGGCGGCCGGCGGCCACGCCCTGGAGTACCCCGGCGGCGGCGCCCGGCCGCGGGCCGTGTGGGCGATGGAACGCCAGGTCCGCTTGGCTGCGGGCTCCCTCGTGCTGCTCGGTCTGCTCCTCGGGCTGCTCCTCCACCCGGCCTTCTCGCTGCTGTCCGCGGCGATCGGGGGCGGGCTGGTCTTCTCCGCGCTCACCGGGACCTGCGGGATGGCGGTCGTACTCGGCAGGCTTGCGTTCAACCGGCGCGGTGCCGGAGTACGGCCCTGA